One genomic window of Prochlorococcus sp. MIT 0801 includes the following:
- a CDS encoding cytochrome c oxidase subunit II — protein MPKLSAILTLTTSLILGIAGVWVAYNVDMLPVSASMNAPVYDELYRVLFIIGLILFIGMTALVIYSLIQFRRRPGESGDGIDLEGNISLEIFWTAVPAIVVLFVGLYSYDIYDRMGGMQPLMHDHSGQMDNQAERVWGGIGSGPIESSSEKNSLSLPIELTAMQFAFIFHYPKGDIISGELHVPVGREVSLKMESKDVIHAFWVPQFRLKQDVIPGQPTILNFTPTKAGNFPIVCAELCGPYHGGMRSNVIVDEQEDFDTWLKENSKESI, from the coding sequence TTGCCGAAACTGTCGGCCATCTTAACTCTTACAACAAGTTTAATTCTTGGAATAGCTGGAGTTTGGGTTGCGTACAACGTAGATATGCTTCCCGTGAGCGCGAGCATGAATGCCCCTGTTTACGATGAACTATATCGAGTCCTGTTCATTATTGGCCTCATACTTTTCATAGGTATGACTGCTTTAGTAATTTATAGTCTTATCCAATTTCGTCGTAGACCTGGAGAAAGTGGAGATGGCATTGACTTAGAGGGTAATATTTCTCTCGAAATTTTCTGGACAGCAGTTCCTGCAATTGTTGTTTTATTTGTAGGTTTATATAGCTACGATATTTATGATCGAATGGGTGGTATGCAACCTTTAATGCATGATCACAGTGGACAAATGGATAATCAGGCCGAGAGAGTTTGGGGAGGGATTGGGTCTGGTCCAATTGAGTCTTCATCTGAAAAAAATTCATTATCATTACCTATTGAGTTAACTGCAATGCAATTTGCTTTTATCTTTCATTATCCAAAAGGAGATATTATTTCGGGCGAACTTCATGTTCCTGTTGGAAGAGAAGTTAGTTTAAAAATGGAATCTAAAGATGTAATACATGCTTTTTGGGTGCCTCAATTCAGACTTAAACAAGATGTCATTCCTGGCCAACCAACTATTTTAAATTTCACTCCTACAAAAGCAGGTAATTTTCCAATTGTTTGCGCAGAATTGTGTGGTCCTTATCATGGTGGGATGAGATCAAACGTAATAGTTGATGAACAAGAAGACTTTGATACTTGGTTAAAAGAAAACTCTAAAGAATCAATATAA
- a CDS encoding heme A synthase: MQVIYPPKPLFRLGQLAAHVVVALIALVVIGGATRVMEAGLACPDWPLCYGSFLPGRQMNLQVFLEWFHRLDAFFVGIVLITQFAFSLYWAKTLPKWLPWIYGFLTLLVSLQGFLGALTVLQLLPSLVVMAHLVVAFTLVAIMSGVTQQLLNPGQSIFPTWLRCFGFLSLFAVIAQSLIGSRVATSWAAQRCLDFGESCNLLGLHRVSAIPVSLLLILFVIFSSLQRDVFIKQWPYLLTIIFLIISQILLGAFSIHLRMSEPSLIIGHQLIACLLVAVIAALNFKGRGNDDSSQSLYINQSTLETCHG, encoded by the coding sequence GTGCAGGTTATTTATCCACCCAAGCCACTCTTTAGATTGGGCCAGCTTGCTGCTCACGTGGTAGTTGCACTTATCGCTCTTGTAGTGATAGGAGGAGCAACCAGAGTTATGGAGGCTGGTCTCGCTTGCCCAGACTGGCCCCTTTGCTACGGATCGTTTTTGCCTGGTAGGCAAATGAATTTACAAGTCTTCTTGGAATGGTTTCATCGCTTAGATGCCTTCTTCGTAGGGATTGTATTAATTACACAATTTGCTTTCTCTTTGTACTGGGCAAAAACTTTACCTAAATGGCTTCCTTGGATCTATGGATTCTTGACTCTTTTGGTTTCTCTGCAGGGTTTTTTAGGTGCTTTGACAGTACTGCAATTATTACCATCTTTAGTCGTCATGGCTCATCTTGTAGTTGCATTTACTCTTGTTGCCATTATGAGTGGTGTGACTCAACAATTACTTAATCCAGGTCAATCAATTTTTCCAACTTGGCTTCGTTGTTTTGGATTTTTATCCCTTTTTGCAGTGATAGCTCAGTCTTTAATAGGTAGTCGGGTGGCGACCTCGTGGGCCGCTCAAAGATGCTTGGATTTTGGAGAGTCTTGCAATCTTTTAGGACTTCATCGAGTAAGTGCTATCCCAGTCAGCTTATTGTTGATTTTATTTGTAATTTTTTCATCTTTACAGAGAGATGTTTTTATTAAGCAATGGCCCTACCTTTTAACGATTATTTTTTTGATCATTTCACAAATCCTTTTAGGAGCTTTTTCTATTCATCTAAGGATGAGTGAGCCTAGCCTTATAATTGGTCATCAACTAATTGCCTGTTTGTTAGTTGCCGTAATAGCAGCCTTAAATTTTAAAGGTAGAGGAAATGATGACTCTTCCCAATCACTTTATATAAATCAATCAACATTGGAGACATGTCATGGTTAG
- a CDS encoding heme o synthase, whose amino-acid sequence MVSSTSELITQPVNREEVVPSRKRIKLPAWLEVVKPRLIPLLLATTVGGMALSEEWPLPSPRLACTLGGGALAAAAAGALNCLWEQDLDKRMKRTSNRALPSGRLSQSSVFIGAVACTLVSSALLVSGVNCLAAGLTLLGLCSYVLLYTAFLKPRTSQNIVFGGVAGAIPPLVGASAAAGHIGLGGWWLFSLVMVWTPAHFWALAILLKEDYRSVGIPMLPTVSGPFVTAKAISVYGYLTVFLSFLGCFVLPEGGLLYGILLLPYNSRLLQLVSRLRDNPEDLDRAKGLFRWSILYMFGVCFLLVISRLQVSIVFNDQLIALIKDFSIGFS is encoded by the coding sequence ATGGTTAGCTCTACATCAGAATTAATTACACAGCCCGTTAATCGTGAGGAAGTAGTTCCTTCTAGAAAGCGTATTAAACTGCCAGCTTGGCTAGAAGTCGTCAAACCAAGATTAATTCCTCTTTTACTTGCAACAACTGTTGGAGGAATGGCTCTTTCTGAGGAATGGCCATTACCCTCTCCAAGATTGGCATGCACTTTAGGAGGAGGAGCCCTTGCCGCTGCGGCTGCAGGAGCTCTTAATTGCTTATGGGAACAAGATCTTGATAAGCGAATGAAACGAACCAGTAATAGAGCATTACCTTCTGGTCGCCTTTCTCAGTCTTCTGTTTTTATTGGAGCAGTTGCTTGTACACTTGTTTCTTCAGCCCTTTTAGTAAGTGGAGTGAACTGTTTAGCAGCGGGACTTACTCTTTTAGGACTTTGTAGTTACGTACTTCTCTATACAGCTTTCTTAAAACCTAGAACGTCTCAAAATATAGTTTTTGGAGGTGTCGCTGGAGCAATTCCCCCTCTTGTAGGGGCTTCAGCAGCGGCAGGACATATTGGATTAGGTGGTTGGTGGCTATTCTCTTTGGTTATGGTGTGGACCCCAGCACATTTTTGGGCTTTGGCCATCTTGTTGAAAGAGGACTATCGATCTGTTGGCATTCCTATGCTTCCTACAGTAAGTGGACCTTTTGTTACAGCTAAGGCTATCTCTGTGTATGGCTATCTAACTGTATTTTTAAGCTTTTTAGGGTGCTTCGTTTTACCTGAAGGAGGTTTGTTATACGGAATTTTATTGCTACCTTATAATTCAAGACTTCTTCAATTGGTTTCCAGATTAAGAGATAATCCTGAAGATTTAGATCGTGCGAAGGGTTTATTTCGATGGTCTATTCTTTACATGTTTGGAGTTTGTTTTTTGCTGGTTATTAGTAGATTACAAGTTTCAATTGTTTTTAATGATCAGTTGATAGCTTTAATTAAAGACTTCTCTATCGGATTTTCGTAA
- a CDS encoding ABC transporter ATP-binding protein: MFFIKLRDLFKSYGPVMALNGLNLEVPKGSLYGLLGPNGAGKSTALRIICTLLSPDSGHVEVGGHNVLFEEKETRRRLGYVAQDVAIDKILTGRELLQLQGDLYHLDKKYKKKRIEELIERLDMHEWIDRRCGSFSGGMKRRLDLSSGLLHEPELLILDEPTVGLDIESRSVIWGLLKELRNKQTTILLSSHYLEEVDELADEMAIIDKGKVIASGKPDDLKKELGGDRVTLRVREFSDEVEAESVKKLIKNINGVSNVVVNQTQGYSLNFLVQSNDVISNLSGHLSKENFEVFALSHSRPSLDDVYLQATGKTLMDAELELAGKRDFKLENKKSMR, from the coding sequence ATGTTTTTCATCAAACTTAGAGATTTATTTAAGTCTTATGGCCCTGTTATGGCTCTAAATGGACTTAACCTTGAAGTCCCTAAAGGTTCTTTGTATGGATTGTTGGGGCCAAACGGGGCAGGTAAAAGCACTGCACTTAGAATTATCTGTACTCTCCTTTCACCTGATTCTGGTCATGTTGAGGTTGGGGGACATAATGTCTTGTTTGAGGAAAAAGAAACCAGACGAAGATTGGGTTATGTAGCTCAAGATGTCGCGATCGATAAAATACTTACAGGTAGAGAGTTGTTACAGCTTCAAGGAGATCTCTATCATCTTGATAAAAAATATAAGAAAAAGAGAATTGAAGAATTGATAGAGAGACTGGATATGCATGAATGGATTGATAGACGATGTGGTTCTTTTTCGGGAGGTATGAAAAGAAGACTTGACCTCTCCTCAGGATTGTTGCATGAACCAGAATTATTGATTCTTGATGAACCTACTGTTGGGTTGGACATAGAAAGTCGATCAGTTATTTGGGGATTATTGAAGGAACTAAGAAATAAACAAACTACAATTCTTTTAAGTAGTCATTATCTTGAGGAAGTAGATGAATTAGCAGATGAGATGGCTATTATTGATAAAGGAAAAGTCATTGCTAGTGGAAAGCCAGATGATTTAAAAAAAGAACTTGGTGGAGATAGAGTGACACTTAGGGTGCGAGAGTTTAGTGATGAAGTAGAAGCTGAATCTGTAAAGAAATTAATTAAAAATATAAATGGGGTGTCAAATGTAGTGGTGAATCAAACGCAAGGATATTCTCTAAATTTTTTAGTGCAAAGTAATGATGTTATATCTAATTTGTCGGGTCATCTTTCAAAAGAAAATTTCGAAGTCTTTGCTCTTTCTCACAGTAGGCCAAGTTTAGATGATGTTTATCTGCAGGCGACAGGAAAAACGCTTATGGACGCTGAATTAGAACTTGCTGGTAAAAGAGATTTTAAGCTTGAGAATAAGAAATCGATGCGTTAA
- a CDS encoding ABC transporter permease has protein sequence MITTNPSLQKEKQSRNDLNEMSQEISALTWRLFIQLIRRPSTLFAGILQPLIWLLLFAALFSKAPIDFLPGSSSYGEFLGAGLIVFTAFSGALNAGLPLMFDREFGFLNRLLVAPLSSRSSIVISSVIYITSISLLQSFAIMATSALLGYGWPSLGGFLLIAITLLLLVFAITGLSLGLAFVLPGHIELIAIIFIANLPVLFASTALAPISFMPEWLGWIASINPLTFAIEPIRMAYHSSVDLTAILIDAPYGEVNGYSCLAILLILTVGMFFLIRPLLNRKLA, from the coding sequence ATGATTACTACTAACCCATCACTTCAGAAGGAAAAGCAATCTAGAAATGATTTGAATGAAATGTCTCAGGAGATTTCTGCTTTGACTTGGAGGCTTTTCATTCAATTAATTCGACGACCCTCAACGTTATTTGCAGGGATTCTTCAGCCTTTGATATGGCTTTTACTTTTTGCAGCCTTATTCTCTAAGGCTCCTATTGATTTTTTGCCAGGGAGCAGTAGCTATGGAGAATTCCTTGGTGCAGGATTAATAGTCTTTACTGCTTTTAGTGGTGCTCTTAATGCTGGTCTCCCTTTGATGTTTGATAGAGAATTTGGTTTTCTAAATCGACTATTAGTTGCACCATTGAGTAGTAGAAGTTCAATAGTAATTTCGTCAGTAATCTATATAACTTCTATTAGCCTTTTGCAGAGTTTTGCAATAATGGCAACTTCTGCTCTCTTGGGTTATGGATGGCCAAGTCTGGGAGGTTTTCTTCTCATAGCAATAACCTTATTGTTATTGGTATTTGCAATAACTGGCCTAAGTCTTGGGTTAGCCTTTGTTTTACCAGGACATATAGAACTAATTGCAATTATCTTCATAGCTAATCTGCCTGTCCTTTTTGCTAGTACAGCCCTAGCCCCCATATCTTTTATGCCTGAATGGCTTGGATGGATAGCATCAATTAATCCATTAACATTTGCGATTGAACCTATTCGAATGGCTTACCACAGTTCTGTCGATCTGACAGCAATTTTAATTGATGCTCCTTATGGAGAAGTGAATGGATATTCTTGTTTAGCAATTCTATTAATTCTTACAGTTGGAATGTTTTTTCTTATCAGACCTCTTTTAAATCGCAAACTTGCTTGA
- the groL gene encoding chaperonin GroEL (60 kDa chaperone family; promotes refolding of misfolded polypeptides especially under stressful conditions; forms two stacked rings of heptamers to form a barrel-shaped 14mer; ends can be capped by GroES; misfolded proteins enter the barrel where they are refolded when GroES binds), translated as MAKLLSFSDDSRGALEKGVNNLANALKVTIGPKGRNVVIEKKFGAPDIVNDGVTIAKEIDLEDPFENIGAKLIEQVASKTKEKAGDGTTTATVLAQFMVQEGLRNTAAGASPIELRRGMEKAVGQIVDDLKKKSKSVSGDAIKQVATVSAGGDAEIGSMIADAIDKVSFDGVITVEESKSLATELDITEGMAFDRGYSSPYFVTDEDRLICEFENPSILITDKKISSITDLIPVLETVQKNGTPLIILAEEVEGEALATLVVNKNRGVLQVAAVRAPSFGERRKAALGDIAVLTGGTLISEDKAMSLEKVQVSDLGKARRVTITKDSTTIVANENQNTELSNRIASIKRELDETDSEYDQEKLNERIAKLAGGVAVIKVGAPTETELKNRKLRIEDALNATRAAIEEGIVAGGGTTLLELSEGLGDLAKKLEGDQKTGVEIIKRALTAPTKQIAINAGFNGDVVVSDIKRLGKGFNAQTGEYEDLLEAGILDASKVIRLALQDAVSIASLLITTEVVIADKPEPPSAPGAEGGDPMGGMGGMGGMGGMGGMGGMGGMGMPGMM; from the coding sequence ATGGCAAAACTTCTCAGTTTTTCAGACGATTCTCGCGGTGCTCTCGAAAAAGGAGTAAACAACTTAGCCAACGCTCTAAAAGTTACAATCGGGCCTAAGGGCAGAAATGTTGTTATTGAGAAAAAATTTGGAGCACCAGATATAGTCAATGATGGAGTAACTATTGCTAAAGAAATAGATCTTGAAGATCCATTTGAAAATATAGGCGCAAAGCTCATCGAACAAGTTGCATCTAAAACGAAGGAAAAAGCTGGGGATGGAACAACTACTGCAACAGTTTTAGCTCAATTTATGGTTCAAGAAGGTTTGAGGAACACCGCCGCGGGAGCTAGCCCAATCGAATTAAGAAGGGGAATGGAAAAAGCTGTGGGTCAAATAGTTGATGATCTAAAGAAAAAAAGCAAATCAGTAAGTGGCGATGCTATTAAACAAGTTGCCACAGTAAGCGCCGGTGGAGACGCGGAAATAGGTTCAATGATTGCAGATGCAATAGACAAGGTAAGTTTTGATGGAGTAATAACAGTTGAGGAATCCAAATCACTCGCCACTGAATTAGATATCACGGAGGGAATGGCATTTGACAGAGGTTATAGCTCTCCTTATTTCGTTACAGATGAAGATCGATTGATTTGCGAATTTGAAAATCCTTCAATCCTAATTACTGACAAAAAGATTTCATCAATTACCGATCTCATTCCTGTTCTAGAAACAGTACAGAAAAATGGAACACCTTTAATAATTCTTGCAGAAGAAGTAGAGGGCGAAGCATTAGCAACATTAGTAGTAAATAAAAATCGAGGGGTTTTACAGGTAGCAGCTGTTAGAGCTCCATCATTTGGCGAGAGACGAAAAGCTGCTCTTGGAGATATTGCAGTACTAACTGGCGGCACACTAATAAGCGAAGACAAAGCAATGAGTCTTGAGAAAGTTCAAGTTTCTGACCTAGGTAAAGCAAGAAGAGTCACAATTACAAAAGACAGTACAACAATTGTCGCAAATGAGAATCAAAACACCGAATTATCTAATCGCATTGCATCAATCAAGAGAGAACTTGACGAAACAGATTCTGAGTACGATCAAGAGAAGTTAAATGAGAGAATAGCTAAACTTGCTGGGGGTGTAGCTGTAATTAAAGTCGGAGCTCCAACTGAAACTGAGTTAAAGAACAGAAAACTCAGAATTGAGGATGCTCTGAATGCAACGCGTGCAGCCATTGAAGAAGGTATTGTTGCAGGTGGTGGAACGACTCTTTTAGAACTCAGTGAAGGGCTTGGAGATTTAGCTAAAAAGCTAGAGGGTGATCAAAAGACTGGAGTTGAAATCATAAAAAGAGCATTGACTGCTCCAACAAAACAGATAGCGATAAATGCTGGATTTAACGGAGATGTTGTTGTGTCAGATATCAAGCGTTTAGGCAAAGGCTTCAATGCACAAACTGGAGAGTACGAGGATTTGCTTGAAGCAGGAATCTTAGATGCTTCAAAAGTAATACGACTTGCTCTTCAAGATGCTGTATCAATTGCCTCACTGCTCATAACTACTGAAGTTGTTATTGCTGACAAACCTGAGCCCCCATCAGCTCCAGGGGCTGAAGGTGGAGACCCAATGGGCGGAATGGGCGGAATGGGTGGAATGGGTGGAATGGGTGGAATGGGCGGAATGGGCGGAATGGGAATGCCTGGAATGATGTAA